The sequence CCTTGTTTTCCCCTCACAGGTCCCTGGATATGATCAATGTTATGACCTATGATTTCCACGGCTCTTGGGACCCTATGACTGGTGACTGCAGCCCCTTGTTCAAAAGTCCTGAGGACCAGGGTGACTTCATCTATTTCAACGTGGTGAGTGGAAAGAATAAACATGCATTTTATTTGCAATCTCTCTAGATCAAGATCCATGTATATGTCGGATTCCTTCATTCCAGGATTATGCCATGAACTACTGGAAGAGTCAGGGAGCCCCTGCTGAGAAGCTGATTGTCGGTTTCCCCACATACGGCAACACATTCACTCTAAAGAACCCTGCTGACCACAGGGTTGGAGCACCTATTGCCGGGGCTGGAACTCCAGGAAAGTACACGCAGGAGGCTGGAGAGCTGGCTTACTTTGAGGTACTCCTTCCTACGACCACCGTTACGCAATATTTATGCTTAGTAACAGAGCAGATTATAGTTTAGCAAAGTTTTGTAGCCATCAGACGAATAAGTGAATGATTTCTACGGCTGTCaataacacacccacacacccacacaccccaacatacacacacataaacacacacacacacacacacacacacacacacacacacacacacacacacacacacacacacacacacacacacacaaacacacacacactgacacattttgCTTTGTGACATTACAGATCTGCGGATTCTTGTCAGGTGCGACTGAGCTATGGAACCAGGCCCAGGATGTGCCATATGCCTACAAGGGAAACCAGTGGGTGGGCTATGACAACATGAAGAGCTTCCAGATCAAGGTAACAGACTGAGCTTTATCTCTGTAATCAGAACCTATATTTCTGTACGTTGCTTCAATTGTGTTACTTTATTCTGGCTGTGTGTAGGTTGACTGGCTGAAGAAGAGTAACTTTGGTGGTGCCATGGTGTGGACCCTTGATATGGACGACTACTTGGGCACTTTCTGCAACCAGGGAAAATACCCATTGATTAATGTTCTCAAAAAGGGTCTGAATCTGGATCAAGCATGTAAGACTCGAAATACACTTATTATTGATGATCTATGTGGAATTCATGAAATGTTCTGAGAAAAAGACTTAATAATTCATTTGTGGTTTCAGCCTGTGCCCCTCCTGCCACTCGCCTTCCTCCGATTGCCGGAGTGAGCACAAGCTCTGgaggcagctctggagaaagctCTGGAGGCGGCTCCAGTGGCGGCTCCAGTGGCGGCTCCAGCGGCGGCAGCTCCTCTGGTCGGGAATCAGGCACCAGCGGCATGAACAGCGGCTTCTGTGCCGGAAAGGCCAACGGCATGTACCCCAACCCGACCAACACGAACCAGTTCTACAACTGCAGCAGCGGGAAAACCTACTTCCAGAACTGTGCTGCCGGCCTGGTCTTCAGCAGCGCCTGCTCTTGCTGCAACTGGTCCTAAAGCTAAAGTTATAGATTGACTGGTTAACCATTCAAAGGCTGCTGGAGTCTGTTCTACATTTGTTCTGATAAGTTCTCAGAGGTTAAATTATCTGAGTGCAAAGTCCTTTCCTTCACACGCTGGATGTTAAACAATGTAAAACCCATATATGTGTAATCAACTACACATATATGTTCCCCATCTCGGGATAAGAGCTTTAATATACATATTACACAgtatgtgtattttcttttacataTGAAAAAAGATATGCAAAACACATGGAaacaaaatattacatttaaaatgcaaatacagaaaaagaTGTTGAGTCTACAAAGGTATATTTTCCATGGCAAACTGCTGACACAATCATTAACCCTGTATCGTTATGtcatataaaacaaacacacagtaatgtgatttacaaaatagaaaaacactcTAAGAATTTGAACTATAACCTCTGAGAGTAGCAAATAATCTACTTGGAAAAAAACACGGTATTCCCAAATATATGGAAGTATATCAGCACATGAAATGGACATCTTGTAGGCTCAGGTAAATAATATGAAGTATTTTGACACTAACACGCAGTAATACTTCATCTCATCCAGTGGCCAGCTTGGGTGAAAACACGGCCGTCTCTCAgctgctctctttctcctctttcgcTTCTGTTTTGGCGGATCCATTCTGCTCTGCTGCCGCCGCTTCCTCCACCATGGTGGACTTTTTCGATGTTCCTGTTGGGTCACAGGGGAGGGAAATGAATGACGAAGCACATTCAGCAGCAGAGTATGAGTGCGTTTGAAGGTGTAGGTTGATACTGCACCTAATAGGTAATTTCTGTGCATTCGATGGAACAGCAGCAGCCCGATGAAGAAGACTAATCCCATGCAGGCGATTATCACTCCACACAACAGGAAGCTGTAGCTGCCTTTAGTCTGGATGATCTAGAGATGGGATGGCAACGTTAAACTAACGGACATGATTCTGAATCTCCACCGGGCTTGATTCTGCAAATACAACCCAATTTCTCAACTCTGTATTTCCATAATAACAAAGTGACTCATCAAACTCACTTGGCCCATGACAACCTGCATCACCATCTCTCCCATCCCTGCACTTGTCACCAGGACTGAGGTTGCacatcctgaaaaaaaaaaagacacggatggtttatttcctctctttgctTCGGTGGCATTACTGCGTCGTTAACCTTGTGCTATTAACACTGAATTATACCCTGGTAATCAAGGATGTCTTCGGTGTAGGCGAGCATAGAGGGGAAGATGCTGCTGAGGAACAGCCCACATAAACCGGTACCAACAAACAGGAAGATGCTGCTGTTGTAGAAAATGAGCAGCATCAGCACAGTAACAATGGCCCCCACctgtgaagagaaagagaagagagtgtGATCAAATCCCTTGATATCGTTGAGTGTCTCATCCAGAATGTGATTTAACGTTTCACTTGATTTACCAAGTTGATCATGAGCAGTTTCATGGGCTGGATACGAAACGACAGAGGAATGGACAACAGGCGTCCAGCGGTGATGGCTGCCCAAAAGATACTGTGCAGGTAACCTGCCGTCTGATGGGACAGTGTCGGGTGAGCTTCCACAGCAAACGTGTACACGAAGCCAGCATATACACCCTGAGAAGAAAAAGATTTATTCACGTGCTCTGCAGTCCGGGTTTTATTTGCAGCTGATTCGGGGACATAATTCACGACGTGCCGATCATATTAATCATCTGCACCGCTCACTCACCACAATACCGTCGGTCATGAAGAGCACCAGCCCACCGAAGATATGAATCATGAAGAAGGACGCAGGCAAACCACGCAGGTTATCATTCTGACAGCAGCCGAAGATATCCCCATGACCTGCATCAGAACCAAAATTCACTTCAAACAGATCCTGCACATGACAGGACATTAACAGCAAAGTTTCCAATGTGCACAAGACTCATTTTGAATATAAAGTATAAAATCCCTTCTTTACCTCCTGCTTCAtgttccctctcctccacctcctggccCTCAGCCCCCTGCTGGTTCTCCATCGCCAGTTCATCTTTATCCAGGAGGTTGGGAGTGCTGTTGGGAAGACACGGGATCAGGCGCTCCCGGTACATCAGGAACAACACGGCCAGTGGCACAGGCAGCTAATGAAGCACACACaatattcagtttttacttCATCTATTGCTTCTGggaaaataacttttaaatCTGTGTTGTCTCAGCGTCGTACATTAATACATGCCATGATCCAGAAAGCCGTGTGCACACTGGGCTCCCAGCTCCCTCCCTCATGAGACAGCGGGCCTAGAGTTATGTTGTGCTCTGCAATGGGACTGTTCCTCAGCATGCTCCTGAAATGATGAATCACCTCGGTCTGGTTCGCCGTGTGATTCCCGCAGCCTGTCTCTGAGAGGAAGGAATCTGCGATCAGGGGGCTCACCAGGGCTCCGAACCCGATGAAAAAGTGAAGAGCCTGCAAATTGTGGACAAAGACGAAACCAGAGACATTTAGC comes from Pleuronectes platessa chromosome 6, fPlePla1.1, whole genome shotgun sequence and encodes:
- the LOC128443019 gene encoding acidic mammalian chitinase, with amino-acid sequence MGKVLFVTALTLLLHAQLGSSYILSCYFTNWAQYRPPPTIFMPTDIDPCLCTHLIYAFATIKNNKLATYEWNDVELYSQFNSLKNQNGNLKTLLSVGGWNYGSTGFSQMVSSPANRQTFISSVILFLRRYEFDGLDIDWEYPANRGGSYSDKENYSVFLQEMRAAFETEAKQSNRARLLMSAAVAAGKNNIDSAYQIPKLGQSLDMINVMTYDFHGSWDPMTGDCSPLFKSPEDQGDFIYFNVDYAMNYWKSQGAPAEKLIVGFPTYGNTFTLKNPADHRVGAPIAGAGTPGKYTQEAGELAYFEICGFLSGATELWNQAQDVPYAYKGNQWVGYDNMKSFQIKVDWLKKSNFGGAMVWTLDMDDYLGTFCNQGKYPLINVLKKGLNLDQASCAPPATRLPPIAGVSTSSGGSSGESSGGGSSGGSSGGSSGGSSSGRESGTSGMNSGFCAGKANGMYPNPTNTNQFYNCSSGKTYFQNCAAGLVFSSACSCCNWS
- the mfsd4ab gene encoding major facilitator superfamily domain-containing protein 4B, with product MLVDDRIVVLFKRNAHHTLTYWSVFFSFGLCIAFLGPTILDLQCQTNSTLSQITWVFFAQQFCLLIGSSIGGIFKKTLFRALGALFVSALVISVIFAIIPFCNNVLLLAIAMAVSGLAMGIIDTIANIQLVTIYQKDSAVFLQALHFFIGFGALVSPLIADSFLSETGCGNHTANQTEVIHHFRSMLRNSPIAEHNITLGPLSHEGGSWEPSVHTAFWIMACINLPVPLAVLFLMYRERLIPCLPNSTPNLLDKDELAMENQQGAEGQEVEEREHEAGGHGDIFGCCQNDNLRGLPASFFMIHIFGGLVLFMTDGIVGVYAGFVYTFAVEAHPTLSHQTAGYLHSIFWAAITAGRLLSIPLSFRIQPMKLLMINLVGAIVTVLMLLIFYNSSIFLFVGTGLCGLFLSSIFPSMLAYTEDILDYQGCATSVLVTSAGMGEMVMQVVMGQIIQTKGSYSFLLCGVIIACMGLVFFIGLLLFHRMHRNYLLGTSKKSTMVEEAAAAEQNGSAKTEAKEEKESS